In the genome of Candoia aspera isolate rCanAsp1 chromosome 1, rCanAsp1.hap2, whole genome shotgun sequence, one region contains:
- the SLC17A5 gene encoding sialin isoform X1 produces MQTPEPEEAEDEEDRTPLLLSDSRPTAKKVPIWCSARLSLAIWAFFGFFILYALRVNLSVALVDMIKPNTSLNKNITSNVCPEHSSTPVAPRNTTGKKYAWDADMQGWILGSFFYGYIITQVPGGYLARRFGGKLLLGFGVLGTSVFTLFTPLAADLGVGFLIAVRVLEGLGEGVTFPAMHAMWSSWAPPLERSKLLSISYAGAQLGTVVSLPLSGLICFYIDWSYVFYIFGTLGVLWFLFWIWMVSDTPETHKTISPAEKEYIVSSLSQQLSTQKSVPWEAMLTSLPLWAIVVAHFSYNWTFYTLLTLLPTYMKEILRFDVQENGFLSALPYFGCWICIIVSGQFADYLREKQNMSTVCVRKTFTAIGMVGPAVFLIAAGFIGCNYQVAVLFLTISTTLGGFSMSGYSINHLDIAPSYAGILLGITNSFGTIPGMVGPLVAKVLTHNNTIGEWQVVFYIAGAINLFGAIFFALFGSGEVQNWALNGYHMHRN; encoded by the exons ATGCAGACTCCGGAGCCAGAAGAGGCAGAAGACGAGGAGGACCGCACTCCGCTTTTACTATCCGACTCCCGACCCACCGCCAAAAAGG tGCCAATATGGTGTTCTGCTCGTCTCAGTTTAGCAATATGGGCCTTCTTTGGATTCTTTATCTTGTATGCACTTCGTGTGAATTTAAGTGTTGCCTTAGTGGACATGATAAAACCAAATACAAGCCTGAACAAGAATATCACCTCAAATGTGTGCCCAGAGCATTCTTCCACTCCAGTGGCTCCTCGTAACACTACG ggaaaaaaatatgcTTGGGATGCTGATATGCAAGGCTGGATCCTTGGGTCCTTCTTCTACGGCTACATCATTACTCAGGTTCCTGGTGGATATCTGGCACGCCGATTTGGGGGAAAGCTGCTGCTGGGATTTGGCGTCTTGGGTACTTCTGTTTTCACCTTGTTCACACCGTTAGCAGCAGATTTAGGAGTTGGATTCCTCATAGCAGTCAGAGTTTTGGAAGGCCTGGGTGAG GGTGTCACATTTCCAGCCATGCATGCCATGTGGTCCAGTTGGGCTCCTCCATTAGAACGCAGTAAACTTCTTAGTATTTCATATGCAG GTGCACAGCTAGGAACCGTTGTGtcacttcctttgtctggtttaatatgcttttatatagATTGGAGTTATGTATTCTACATATTTG GTACTCTAGGTGTGTTGTGGTTCCTCTTCTGGATATGGATGGTTAGTGACACACCCGAAACTCACAAGACAATTTCCCCTGCAGAAAAAGAATACATTGTCTCTTCCCTTTCACAACAG cTTTCTACCCAGAAATCTGTGCCTTGGGAAGCCATGTTGACATCTCTTCCACTGTGGGCCATTGTTGTAGCACACTTTTCTTATAATTGGACATTCTACACTCTCCTCACTCTGCTGCCTACATACATGAAGGAGATTTTGAGATTTGATGTGCAGGAG AATGGATTTTTATCTGCACTTCCTTATTTTGGCTGCTGGATTTGTATAATTGTATCTGGCCAGTTTGCTGACTATTTACGGGAAAAGCAAAATATGTCAACAGTCTGTGTTCGCAAAACATTTACAGCGATAG gaATGGTTGGACCTGCAGTATTCCTCATAGCAGCTGGATTTATAGGTTGCAATTATCAagtggcagttttatttttaaccaTATCAACGACACTTGGAGGGTTTTCTATGTCTGGTTACAGTATCAACCACCTGGATATTGCACCATC CTATGCCGGCATCCTCCTTGGAATCACAAATTCATTTGGTACTATTCCAGGAATGGTGGGACCGCTTGTTGCTAAGGTTCTGACTCATAAT
- the SLC17A5 gene encoding sialin isoform X2 codes for MDMKTRLVAKTEASGDVKVPIWCSARLSLAIWAFFGFFILYALRVNLSVALVDMIKPNTSLNKNITSNVCPEHSSTPVAPRNTTGKKYAWDADMQGWILGSFFYGYIITQVPGGYLARRFGGKLLLGFGVLGTSVFTLFTPLAADLGVGFLIAVRVLEGLGEGVTFPAMHAMWSSWAPPLERSKLLSISYAGAQLGTVVSLPLSGLICFYIDWSYVFYIFGTLGVLWFLFWIWMVSDTPETHKTISPAEKEYIVSSLSQQLSTQKSVPWEAMLTSLPLWAIVVAHFSYNWTFYTLLTLLPTYMKEILRFDVQENGFLSALPYFGCWICIIVSGQFADYLREKQNMSTVCVRKTFTAIGMVGPAVFLIAAGFIGCNYQVAVLFLTISTTLGGFSMSGYSINHLDIAPSYAGILLGITNSFGTIPGMVGPLVAKVLTHNNTIGEWQVVFYIAGAINLFGAIFFALFGSGEVQNWALNGYHMHRN; via the exons ATGGATATGAAAACAAGATTGGTTGCAAAAACAGAAGCTTCTGGGGATGTTAAAG tGCCAATATGGTGTTCTGCTCGTCTCAGTTTAGCAATATGGGCCTTCTTTGGATTCTTTATCTTGTATGCACTTCGTGTGAATTTAAGTGTTGCCTTAGTGGACATGATAAAACCAAATACAAGCCTGAACAAGAATATCACCTCAAATGTGTGCCCAGAGCATTCTTCCACTCCAGTGGCTCCTCGTAACACTACG ggaaaaaaatatgcTTGGGATGCTGATATGCAAGGCTGGATCCTTGGGTCCTTCTTCTACGGCTACATCATTACTCAGGTTCCTGGTGGATATCTGGCACGCCGATTTGGGGGAAAGCTGCTGCTGGGATTTGGCGTCTTGGGTACTTCTGTTTTCACCTTGTTCACACCGTTAGCAGCAGATTTAGGAGTTGGATTCCTCATAGCAGTCAGAGTTTTGGAAGGCCTGGGTGAG GGTGTCACATTTCCAGCCATGCATGCCATGTGGTCCAGTTGGGCTCCTCCATTAGAACGCAGTAAACTTCTTAGTATTTCATATGCAG GTGCACAGCTAGGAACCGTTGTGtcacttcctttgtctggtttaatatgcttttatatagATTGGAGTTATGTATTCTACATATTTG GTACTCTAGGTGTGTTGTGGTTCCTCTTCTGGATATGGATGGTTAGTGACACACCCGAAACTCACAAGACAATTTCCCCTGCAGAAAAAGAATACATTGTCTCTTCCCTTTCACAACAG cTTTCTACCCAGAAATCTGTGCCTTGGGAAGCCATGTTGACATCTCTTCCACTGTGGGCCATTGTTGTAGCACACTTTTCTTATAATTGGACATTCTACACTCTCCTCACTCTGCTGCCTACATACATGAAGGAGATTTTGAGATTTGATGTGCAGGAG AATGGATTTTTATCTGCACTTCCTTATTTTGGCTGCTGGATTTGTATAATTGTATCTGGCCAGTTTGCTGACTATTTACGGGAAAAGCAAAATATGTCAACAGTCTGTGTTCGCAAAACATTTACAGCGATAG gaATGGTTGGACCTGCAGTATTCCTCATAGCAGCTGGATTTATAGGTTGCAATTATCAagtggcagttttatttttaaccaTATCAACGACACTTGGAGGGTTTTCTATGTCTGGTTACAGTATCAACCACCTGGATATTGCACCATC CTATGCCGGCATCCTCCTTGGAATCACAAATTCATTTGGTACTATTCCAGGAATGGTGGGACCGCTTGTTGCTAAGGTTCTGACTCATAAT